DNA from Lactobacillus sp. ESL0791:
TATCAATATAATACGAGGAGAACTTAAATGAGCTTTACTTATACACTGCGCTACATGCTGGATCCCAGGACCAACACTGCAGAAAAAGACCAAAAATTGTTTGCTTTTGTTAAAAGAGCCCAAATTGATGATGTGGCATTTTTTATCAATGGCGAGGAGCTGAATCACAGCCACTTAACTAAAGAAGAAACACAGGTCTGGCTGGATGCCATCGCACCCTTGCAGGAAAAATTAAGCGGACTAGGCGTCACAACCAGCCTGAACCCGTGGACAACAATTATGCATTCAGACCGCGGCTACCAAGTTAATCCCAAGATTGGCTTTCGCACCTTTGTTGACATCGACGGCAACAAGGCGCAAGACATGGCCTGCCCTGCCGACCCAACTTGGCGCAAATATATTGCTGCCCGTTATGCCCAATACGCCAGCATCCATCCCCGGCGCTTATGGCTGGAGGACGATTTTCGCCACTACAACCACACACCACGCAAACTAATGTGCTTTTGTGACTATCACATGAAGCTGTACCTAGAAAAATTAGGCAAGGACGAAACGCGCGCCGCATTTGTTAACCAAATGCTCAAGCCGGGTAGGCCGACACCGGAACGCAAAATATACTTGGAACAGGCCCGCAAAGAAATGATCGAAAACGAACATTTAATTGAACAGGCAGTCCACCAAGTTAGCCCCGAAACCGATCTGGCACAAATGACCTCTTATCCCGACTGGCATGCACTTGAGGGGCGTGACTGGGACAAACTCTTTGCCGCTCAAGCCGGTAAAAATCATCCCAAAGTGGCGCGGCCGCATTTACCGGCTTATAACGAAGTGGCGCCGCTTGCTTACGGACGCGCGTTTGAAGAATACAGCCGCATCACCGCAGCTTACTTGGGAGAAGATGCTGAGCTATATCCCGAACTCGAAAGTTACATGTATTCGCCACTGGTGAAATCCGTTGCTTTTACCAAATTTCAAATTATCACCAGCGCGTTAATCGGTAGCAAAGGAATCCTGCTAAATCTGTTCGACATGATGGGTAACGGCATTAATGATGATTGGCATTATGCCGAATGTTTGGCAGAAATTAAACCGTTTATCTCTCAACTTACAGACAAGCGGCTGCCAATCAAGCATTTGCGCGGAATTAAAATTTTGGTTGACCAAGACTCTTCCTTTACCCTGCAGACCAGTTCGGGCAAAGCAATCGAAGAACTGCTGCCGCACGAAAAAAACTGGGCCAGCCTGCTTGGCAGCTTCGGCTTTGCTACAGAAATTTTACCGGTCACTGACGATCTGCAATTAAACCAGCAAACAGTGGCAATTTCGGGACAGCTCCTGCGCAATTTTACTAATGAAGAAATTACATCTTTATTGCAAAATAATACTGTTCTGCTGGATGGTGAGAGCATCAACGTCTTACTCGATCGAGGACTTAAAAGCTTACTGCACATTAAACATGCCGAATGGCATCCCTGCCGCAGCGCCTACCAGTCATTTGAGCAGGCCGATGGCCACTCAGTTGACGGTATGACTAACCCGCGCATCACAATGCTGCAACACACTGGCAACTATCTTCAAATCGACTATGAAAAGGGCAGTGATGTAACAATTTGGTCCAGTGCCTATAATTCCCTTGATCAGCGTCTGGGTAACATGATGGCTGTGATTGACCAGCACATCATCGTCCTGCCGATGGATCAAGACCCAAAACACGGCTGGGAATCACAGTTCACCAGCTACAAAGCTGGCCTTCTGAAACAGATGCTGGACAGCATTAGCAAGGTCGATTATCTGCTGGACATGCCGAACACGAAATTAATGGTGCAGGCTGACGGCAAGAGCGCCTGGCTGGCTAATTTTACTCTTGACGGCTACAGCAAGATTCGCTGGCACCTGGCAAAAGATTTACCTCAAGATAAAGCCAAGCTGCTGCGCCTAAAAGGCAATAATTACGAAAGTAAAAAGGTAAAACTTCATGTCAAGGACGGCATAGCCACGATTGACGAAGAAATTAAGCCCCTCGAAACTATTCAGCTGATTTTTTAAATCTGCCAATGAATAGTACCGTCTAGTTATTATTCATGACATGCACACAAAAAAAGATGATGGAGAAATAAACCTCTATCATCTTTTTTTATCTTTATTTTTGCCTAATAATCCTAATTTAACTGAATATTGCCAATTTCTGTGCCATGCTTAATTTCTTGAGGTTCAATTAGCGGCAGTTCTTTAATTTTATCCATATTTGTAAAAACTACAATTATCTCCGTCGATTTTTTATTGGCAATGACCATTGCCCTGTCCATAGTGCCAATAAAAGTATCCGGTTCAATTTTTTGTCCCTCCTCAACAGCTAGTTTGAAGGGGGCACCCTTTAATTCAACGGTATCAACCCCAAAATGCAGCAGCACTTCTAAACCGGCAGTTGTTTCAATCGTTATCGCATGTTTAGTCTTAAAGATTGACTTAATTTCTCCGCTTACAGGGGAATAAATTTGATCATCATTGGGAACAATGGCAAAGCCGTCCCCCATAACTTTGCCAGCAAACATTTGATCGGAAACATCAGTAATTGGAATTAATCTGCCCCTAACTGGCGAAACAAGCTTTTCGAACTTCGACTGCTTTTTAAACAATTTAAACATAATCTATTCTCCATTAACTATTTCCTATCTTTGCTATTTCTACTAAAGAAATAATTAACTACAAAACTAATAGTAAATGAAATAATTATAACGGCTACAGCCTTAATTGCATTAGTAGTATTCATAGCGGCAGGAATTGAGAGCAGTGATTGTGACATTGGAACATATACCAAATATTTAATAAATCCTGCTATAATTCCTGCTATAGCACAGGATACACTTGTGGCAATCAATGGTGTTTTGGCAGGAACTACTACCCCAAAAAGACCAGGTTCAGTAATGCCTAAAAGCGCAGAAACACAGCTAGAGTAGCCCAATTGCTTTTTACCAGAATCATGAGAAAAAATTGCTTGAGACAAGCAGGCACCTGCCATTGCCATGTTATAAACCATAAATGCAGGTGTAACAATGGGATCGTAACCTGAGGATGCAAGGATTGCAAGCCCAATTGGGATTAGACTCATGTGTAATCCTGACATTACTAAAAACGGCATTAGTGCGGCAATCAATCCGATAGCTAAAAATCCCGCATGTTTTGATAACCATACTACACTAACATTTATTACTGATGTTAACACTCCACCAATAGGTCCAATCACTAAATAAGTAACCGGCACCGTAATTAAAATTATAATTAATGGCACACCAAACGATGCAATAATTTTAGGACAAATTTTCTTAGCAAACCGCTCAACGTAACTCATAAACCAAGTTGCGAGAATAACAGGAAGAACCGTTCCAGAATAAGAAAATGCTGCAATCTTTATTCCAAAAATAGATAGTCCTGCATGAGACATAATCAATTTAGTGATATCTGGATAAATTAATGCTGCTCCTAGCAACAGTCCCATAAAAGGATCGGCATGAAATTGTTTAGCACTAGTATAACCAACAAAAACCGGCATAAAGTAGAGAGCCACGTTACCTAAAGCATAGAAAAATTGATAAGTCCCAGAAGTTTTAGAAACAATCCCAAACGTTTCTAACAATGTAATTATTGCTAATACCATTCCGGCCCCAATAATTACTCCAATCAAAGGAATCATGGTTCCAGAAAGAATATCCAGCAAACGTTTGTACCATCTATCTTTATTTTTAGCTTTTGTAACTTTGCTGCTATTTGTAATCTTTTCACTATTTAAATCATTTTTATTTAAATTATTTTTTATTGCTGTACATATATTATCAACTTCACCACCAATAACAATTTGAAATTGTTCGCCAGACTTAGCAATCCCTTTTACTATAGGTAAATCGGAAATAGCTTGCTCATTTACTAATGATTGATCCCGCAAATTGAAGCGAACTCGTGTCATACAATGAAACACATCATCAATATTTTGCGATCCACCAACACTTGCAATTATTTTTTTTGCATCTGAATCATATTTATTCATATAAATCATTCCTCTTTAAAATTAATTTCCATTATTTTCAATAGTCTTCTTAAACCAATAAAAGCTTTCTTTTTTAAGTCTTTTTCCGCTCCCACATCCATTGTCATCTATATCTACATAAATTACGCCATAGCGTTTGGACATTTGGCCTTCAGAAGCACTAACTAAATCAATAATTCCCCAAATCAAATAGCCTATTATTTCAATACCATCATTAATTGCTTGAGCTACTGCATTTATATGTTGATTTAAATATTCTATTCTATACTGGTCATTTATTTTATTGCTGGATGTAACCGTATCTTTTGCACCTAATCCATTTTCTACGATAAAAATTGGTAAATTATACCTGTTCCACAAGCGATTAAGCAGTAAACGTAACCCAACTGGATCTTCCTGCCATCCCCATTCTGTTTGTTTCAGATATGGATTTTTTAAAGTATCAAAAATATTCCCTTTTACATATTCTTTTTTTAACTTATCATCTACACTCGTGCATTTACTTGAATAATAACTAATGCCAATAAAATCAACTTTATTATCAGCAATAATTTTTAGTTCATCGGCTGTTGTATCAATGTGAATATTATTCTTTTCCCAATAGTTTAAGACCCATTTAGGATATTTTCCCTTTACCTGAACATCAGAGCAGAGAAATGACAATTCATCTTCTTGATATGCCTTCAAACTATCATCAGGATTAGCAGAATATGGGTATGTTATTTGACCTGCAAGCATCATGCCAATTTTGAAATCAGGATTTATTTTATGTCCATCAGCCACCGCAAACGCACTAGCAACAAATTGATTGTGTAATGCTTGAAAAATGACCTTTTCCTTATCATCATTTTCATTGAGTAAAACTCCCGCTCCGATATACGGACTTTTTAGTGAAATGTTTATTTCGTTAAACGTGAGCCAATATTTTACTTTGTTTCGGTAGCGTAAAAAAATTGTTTGGGCATATTTTCGATATAAGTTAATTAATTTTTTGTTTTTCCAACCACCATATTTGATAGAAAGATTAATCGGTAAGTCAAAATGATTGATTGTCACAACGGGTTGAATATTATACTTAAGCAGTTCATCTAAGACTTTGTCATAAAATGCTAGTCCGGTCTCGTTAGGCTCAGAATCATCTCCATTGGGAAAGATTCTGGCCCAACTAATAGATATCCTAAGAGCTTTCACTCCTAATTCTGAAAGCAACTTTATATCATCTGGATATGTATGATAGAAATCAATCGCAGTGTGGTATAAAGAAAATTTAGGAATTTCATTCAGCACATTCTTTTTAATATTTCTTCCACCGTGGTCCAGCATATCTAAGGTAGTAACACCTTTACCGCCTTCATTCCACGCACCTTCGATTTGAAAAGCAGCAGTTGCACCGCCCCAAAGAAAATTATTTGGAAATTTCAAATTTTGCATCATTTTTTGTCCTCAATACCATGTAAAAGAGCTTCGTTAAGTACGTCCTTTTGGTATAAAAGATAAAAATGCTTATAATGATGGGCATATGCCATGCCGCCCATTGAAGGTTCCAATTTATCATTTTTATAATTTTTGAGTAAATCGTAAACTCCCTCAATCATTTCTGTAATAGCATCTGTAGGAATAGGATATTGCCCATGTGCCGGGTATATACATGAAAACTTATCTTTAAGTTCATTCAACTTTTTCATGGATGATACATATGTTTTTAACGGTGCATGGTGCCCTAACCCAGTTTGATAAAAAATATTATGATAATCTACGCTATCACCTGTAAATAGCCACCCATTTTCAGGTATATACAAAGCAATTGAGCCTGGTGTATGTCCTGGAATATGAATGATGTGTGCGTGCAAGCACCCTAAATCAAATGAATCCCCATCTTTAACAAAGGAAAATTCAGTCTTAGATAAGTTAGGTTTGATATATGACTCAATCGACATTTTTTCTTTTAATCCAGGCAGCTTTTTTAATCTATAATCAATAGTCATTTTCTTCATGGCACTGTCATTATCAATAGCTAAAAGACTGTTATAGTCTGCAATATGGATATAAACATGCTCAAACAGATAGCTTCCAAGCGCATGGTCTGGATCACCATGACTATTAACCACAATCAATGGTAAATTCGTTATCTCTTTAATCTGACTGGTAAAATCAATGTACCCGTATCCACAGTCAAAAAGTAATGCATACTTTTTACCGATAATTAGATAACGATTAATGGAATCTACTTCTTTTAAGCAATATAAATTTTTTTCAACTTTATTAACACTCGCATAAATATTGTTTATCATGCTTACCTGCTCCTTAAAATATATAAAAAACACCCAAAAATCATATCTAAATACAAGTTAATGTATTCGGTACAATTTCTGGGTGTTGCCAACTCAATGTTACAAGCCCTTATTCAGCTATATGGATGATGTGTATTAAAAGATAAAGACGATCTGAATCATTAAAATGGTAATCAATTTTTTGCTCCAGATACTTCGTAATCTGTTTCAAGCAAATTCCAGCTTTTTGATGCTGACTCATTATATCTTTTAATAGAGCACTATCTGAAGATAAACCAGAATATTTTTCTTTCGTGTTAGAACGTAAGATCAAATAATACAAATGTGTCATCAATCTAGTCAGAGAAACATCGTTCTCAGAAAATTTGCGACCAAAAACAGATTCAATAATATTAGTTATATCGGTAAAAATATTCATAATATTAGAGAAATTTTTTATCTGACCATTCGAGCGCTTCATCTCGTGCTCAACCAAGTGCATTGCTATAAAGCCAGCTTCATCATCCGATACTTTAACGCCCGAAAGCTGCTCAATCATTTTTTGAGCTTGCTTCCCAACGCCATATTCTTTAGTAAAAAAGCGTTTTAAATCAAATAACATTGGATTAAATAAATTTAATCCCTGCTTGATCCGTTCAACAGCAAAATAAATATGATCAGTTAACGGCAGCAACAAATGTTCATCAAAATCTGAATCAATTTCTTTTCTTGCAAGCTGGATTATTTTATCTGTCAGTTCAAAATATTCTCGTGGTATTTTATCAGATAATTGTTTAAATGAACTAATCCATTTATCATCAGTTTGGGGCATAGACGAAAAAACTTTATCACTTGGCTGCGGATCATAATTCTGTCCGCTGTGAGCTTTAAAACCAATTCCTCTACCCCAAATTATTTGCTCTTGATTTTTTCCATCCTCCACAAGTAGAACATTATTGTTTAACACCTGTGAAATCATCAAGATAATCACCTAAATATAAATAGATTAAATTTTATTCTAATACTTATAACTCCTTACGTAAGCGCCTACAATAAGTATATTAAACCAGAAAATAATTTTTGTCAATACTTTTTTTATTCATGAATAGTTTATTTCCAATAAGGAAAAAATTCGCCAACTAAAGGTCTAAAAATCAAACCGCATTAGTATTAAAAGGTAAACAAGTGGCCATATTGCATTATAAATTATGAAACTAATCCCAGAACAAGCACTTTTTCAAACTTTTTACAAAAATCTGCACAAAAAAAGATTCTAGAATTACTCCAGAATCTTTCTTATTTTGAAAAACGCTTGTTATTTTTTCATATTACCCAGCATCTGATTGATATCAACTATTCCTGCCTTCGCAGCCGTAATATAATCAGATTCTGCTCCACTCATTTGACTGTTGAGCCATTCAATAACCATCGGCAGATTCATGCCGGAAAGCAAATGAATATTTTGACCACCCATTATCATACGGCTGACCGTGTTAGCAGGCGTGCCACCCATCAGGTCAGCAAAAACAGTTACATCTTCGAGCACGTAATCAGCTATCGCTTTTTCAAACTTTGCCTGAAAATCTTCAGGACTGTCTTCCGGCAACAAACATACAGTATGAATGTGTTCTTGCTCGCCCATGATGAGTTCTGCACTTGCCTTAACGCCTTCTGCCATATTGCCATGACTAATTAAAATTAATTCCTTTTCTGCCATAAATGTTTACCTAGTTTCCATCAAATTTAAGAGAATAATAAATTTAGTCTTAAGCAATTAGGCCTTAGATATGATACCTAAACCACCGCAAATTACACATAGAACGATTACGATTAAGATAGCTTTGGTCGAAGTCATCTTCTTCTTGCCTAGAAGCCAGTAGACAAAGCCAACAACTAAAGCAGGTAATAGTTTTGGAAGAATCATATCAAGATTATTTTGAATATTCATTGTAACACTACCGATTTTTGGCACCCAGCTGAATTTAATGTTAATCATGGTTGCTACCAGAGCACCAACCATAAACACACCTAGAACGGTTGCTGAATCAGTTATAGCATTCATTTGGTCACGCATATCCGTAACCAAAGATGTACCTTGCTTATA
Protein-coding regions in this window:
- a CDS encoding PTS sugar transporter subunit IIA, yielding MAEKELILISHGNMAEGVKASAELIMGEQEHIHTVCLLPEDSPEDFQAKFEKAIADYVLEDVTVFADLMGGTPANTVSRMIMGGQNIHLLSGMNLPMVIEWLNSQMSGAESDYITAAKAGIVDINQMLGNMKK
- a CDS encoding MBL fold metallo-hydrolase translates to MINNIYASVNKVEKNLYCLKEVDSINRYLIIGKKYALLFDCGYGYIDFTSQIKEITNLPLIVVNSHGDPDHALGSYLFEHVYIHIADYNSLLAIDNDSAMKKMTIDYRLKKLPGLKEKMSIESYIKPNLSKTEFSFVKDGDSFDLGCLHAHIIHIPGHTPGSIALYIPENGWLFTGDSVDYHNIFYQTGLGHHAPLKTYVSSMKKLNELKDKFSCIYPAHGQYPIPTDAITEMIEGVYDLLKNYKNDKLEPSMGGMAYAHHYKHFYLLYQKDVLNEALLHGIEDKK
- a CDS encoding PTS glucose transporter subunit IIA, with the protein product MFKLFKKQSKFEKLVSPVRGRLIPITDVSDQMFAGKVMGDGFAIVPNDDQIYSPVSGEIKSIFKTKHAITIETTAGLEVLLHFGVDTVELKGAPFKLAVEEGQKIEPDTFIGTMDRAMVIANKKSTEIIVVFTNMDKIKELPLIEPQEIKHGTEIGNIQLN
- a CDS encoding glycoside hydrolase family 1 protein, yielding MMQNLKFPNNFLWGGATAAFQIEGAWNEGGKGVTTLDMLDHGGRNIKKNVLNEIPKFSLYHTAIDFYHTYPDDIKLLSELGVKALRISISWARIFPNGDDSEPNETGLAFYDKVLDELLKYNIQPVVTINHFDLPINLSIKYGGWKNKKLINLYRKYAQTIFLRYRNKVKYWLTFNEINISLKSPYIGAGVLLNENDDKEKVIFQALHNQFVASAFAVADGHKINPDFKIGMMLAGQITYPYSANPDDSLKAYQEDELSFLCSDVQVKGKYPKWVLNYWEKNNIHIDTTADELKIIADNKVDFIGISYYSSKCTSVDDKLKKEYVKGNIFDTLKNPYLKQTEWGWQEDPVGLRLLLNRLWNRYNLPIFIVENGLGAKDTVTSSNKINDQYRIEYLNQHINAVAQAINDGIEIIGYLIWGIIDLVSASEGQMSKRYGVIYVDIDDNGCGSGKRLKKESFYWFKKTIENNGN
- a CDS encoding PRD domain-containing protein; translated protein: MISQVLNNNVLLVEDGKNQEQIIWGRGIGFKAHSGQNYDPQPSDKVFSSMPQTDDKWISSFKQLSDKIPREYFELTDKIIQLARKEIDSDFDEHLLLPLTDHIYFAVERIKQGLNLFNPMLFDLKRFFTKEYGVGKQAQKMIEQLSGVKVSDDEAGFIAMHLVEHEMKRSNGQIKNFSNIMNIFTDITNIIESVFGRKFSENDVSLTRLMTHLYYLILRSNTKEKYSGLSSDSALLKDIMSQHQKAGICLKQITKYLEQKIDYHFNDSDRLYLLIHIIHIAE
- a CDS encoding PTS transporter subunit EIIC is translated as MNKYDSDAKKIIASVGGSQNIDDVFHCMTRVRFNLRDQSLVNEQAISDLPIVKGIAKSGEQFQIVIGGEVDNICTAIKNNLNKNDLNSEKITNSSKVTKAKNKDRWYKRLLDILSGTMIPLIGVIIGAGMVLAIITLLETFGIVSKTSGTYQFFYALGNVALYFMPVFVGYTSAKQFHADPFMGLLLGAALIYPDITKLIMSHAGLSIFGIKIAAFSYSGTVLPVILATWFMSYVERFAKKICPKIIASFGVPLIIILITVPVTYLVIGPIGGVLTSVINVSVVWLSKHAGFLAIGLIAALMPFLVMSGLHMSLIPIGLAILASSGYDPIVTPAFMVYNMAMAGACLSQAIFSHDSGKKQLGYSSCVSALLGITEPGLFGVVVPAKTPLIATSVSCAIAGIIAGFIKYLVYVPMSQSLLSIPAAMNTTNAIKAVAVIIISFTISFVVNYFFSRNSKDRK